CCCCTCTGAGACATCTAGTTATTACTATCCAGTCTGGTTGGTTCAAGAAGGAGATATTGCGTGTGCTTAAAAACGCGTACGAGCGAGACAAGTTGGCAATGAATTATCCAATCATCAGTAACAATGGGTTGTGAAGAAATGAACACCAAATCCTTAGAACAAGAGCCTCAGAAACTCGCAGTCCCTTAACATAGACGATTGCATATGTTGAACCCTGTTTGTCTGACTTTTCCCTCATGTCTAGTACTCAATTTCAAGTGATGTTACGCCCCGCAAGATGATCAACCCAAACTCGTCGCCAGAATTCCCCGAGAAGCTTTGCGCTCTCGGAATCTCCCGCTGGAAGCAACTGGCTCACATAGACAGCCCCAAGCCCACTTTCTCGGTTAACGAACCACCCAATATTTGGCATCCCGTTCCATGTCAGACATTTTGCGGGGAGGTTAGGCGTATCCTCTTTGATTACCATACCACCCAGTCCGAATGCTACTCCGGGGCATCCCGTGTCGTCCCCCGTCAGTTGTTTATGCAAAGCCTATCGGTCCTTCGTGTTAGAGTTTGGGGCGCTTAGCTTGGCTGCTACGCCATGGGGTGGGGAGCTAGGCATACCTCTTGTTTGATCAACCCTTCGTATTGACTGGTGCCTTGATGAAACTGAGGAGTGAACATTTCTGTCACGAAGTCGGCTTTCAGAAGCACTGGACTGTCCTTGAGTAGGTCTGTCAAGACTTTGACGAAGTCTGACGTAGTAGTGATGAGTCCCATCCCACCGGAGGTCTCCTGTGCATCTTCCGGGTAAGGTGAAGGGATGGGGGCCAGCTTTCCCTCACCGGTTCGTACAAACATTTGAGCTAGTAGTTTCTGCATATCCGGTCTTTCTGTTATGTGGAGTGTTGTGTTCGTAAGACCAAGAGGTCTGAACACATGCTCTTCCATGTAAGTTGCCAGTTTCATATTGCTCAACCTCTCCACAAGCACCCCAGCCCAGTCCAAACTAGCACCATAGACCCAGCTAGTTCCAGGCTCAAACAAAAGGGGAAGTGAAAAAGCTTCGATGGTTCTCCCGCTCATCACTAGGGGCTGTTCGCCTCTTGATTTTCGCCATGCTACGAGCAGTGGATGCATGGCGTCATAAGATATGCCGCTGGTGTGGGTCAGCAAATGCCTAACCGTTATTTTGTTCTTGGCTCTTTCGAGCCTGAAAGATGTAGTAGAGTCCGGCAATATGATTTCGGGGTCCTTAAGCTCGGGCAGTATCGTTTCAACCTCGTCATCGAGACCTATCATTTTCTTCTCGACGCATTGCAGTACAGAGATTGTTGTAATCAGCTTTGTGC
The DNA window shown above is from Colletotrichum lupini chromosome 7, complete sequence and carries:
- a CDS encoding beta-lactamase family protein, which encodes MKLSCEESLVSLTKGDSPSLPGVALAAFNKHGDQCHGIKRADVKEQITLDDAFRGFSCTKLITTISVLQCVEKKMIGLDDEVETILPELKDPEIILPDSTTSFRLERAKNKITVRHLLTHTSGISYDAMHPLLVAWRKSRGEQPLVMSGRTIEAFSLPLLFEPGTSWVYGASLDWAGVLVERLSNMKLATYMEEHVFRPLGLTNTTLHITERPDMQKLLAQMFVRTGEGKLAPIPSPYPEDAQETSGGMGLITTTSDFVKVLTDLLKDSPVLLKADFVTEMFTPQFHQGTSQYEGLIKQEALHKQLTGDDTGCPGVAFGLGGMVIKEDTPNLPAKCLTWNGMPNIGCCFQREIPRAQSFSGNSGDEFGLIILRGVTSLEIEY